In Pseudomonas sp. MM213, a genomic segment contains:
- a CDS encoding pentapeptide repeat-containing protein — protein MDDKQKLPEPGVLELKDRWKTAAGQQVRRKLLIALRVGSEDWPELLLDLPPVSNPLSPNDLDDLRGIELPGEMLDRISLACCDLSYSNLQHCSLRKASLQRSRLNWADLQLCNLVGADLLNLEALHANFSDCKFNGAMMMSSNFRHSGFARTELKSCVLNGSDFTGSDLKPTAFERNEVHSVTFPETFDLARHLNKSISKRDLKPFSP, from the coding sequence ACGATAAACAAAAATTGCCCGAACCTGGCGTTCTAGAACTCAAGGATCGCTGGAAGACTGCCGCTGGACAGCAAGTTCGGCGAAAGTTACTTATTGCCCTGCGTGTGGGGAGCGAAGACTGGCCGGAGCTACTGTTAGACCTCCCCCCAGTAAGTAATCCGCTGTCTCCGAATGACCTGGATGACCTCAGAGGCATTGAATTGCCTGGTGAAATGCTCGACAGGATATCGCTGGCATGCTGCGACCTGAGCTACAGCAATCTCCAACACTGCTCCCTGCGTAAGGCCTCCCTGCAGAGATCAAGGCTCAACTGGGCAGACTTACAGCTCTGCAACTTGGTCGGTGCAGACCTGCTGAACTTGGAAGCCCTGCATGCCAATTTCTCCGATTGCAAGTTCAACGGGGCAATGATGATGTCGAGCAACTTCAGACACAGCGGCTTCGCTCGGACAGAGCTAAAGAGCTGCGTCCTAAACGGCTCCGACTTTACCGGCAGTGATCTCAAACCCACTGCATTTGAACGAAATGAGGTTCACAGCGTTACCTTTCCCGAGACGTTCGACTTGGCGCGTCATTTAAATAAAAGCATATCTAAACGCGACCTTAAGCCCTTCAGTCCGTAG
- a CDS encoding ABC-three component system protein, with protein sequence MTNEWERNKDIVFDDAFDAPIEASLEQTLIAAGKKLYTWAETEAQKLDHLKIRARVTEPYVLRGSFQILANKRPYPTVYWHPQLLDRLIKAAGETE encoded by the coding sequence CTGACGAATGAGTGGGAGCGCAATAAAGACATCGTATTCGATGATGCCTTCGACGCACCGATCGAGGCCAGCTTAGAACAGACACTGATTGCTGCAGGAAAGAAGCTCTACACCTGGGCAGAGACCGAAGCACAAAAGCTTGATCATCTGAAAATCCGGGCACGCGTGACAGAGCCTTACGTCCTTCGCGGCAGCTTTCAGATTCTCGCCAATAAGCGCCCCTACCCCACTGTTTACTGGCATCCACAGCTTCTGGATCGCCTGATCAAGGCTGCCGGAGAAACAGAATGA
- a CDS encoding three component ABC system middle component: MIGWDQRPFETKNLFNPAFCAVVLMRALKAYATADPKGMPFSLSLLILPLSLHYDSRSLLMKLYKGYLLKTVETNPQLQIGLPERVTEMLPFTFEAFALAHHTDCFEVTPQGRLLPKARRLKADIQGTEESVACQRAAMLLGREFARIADRVTVYTAFGIRP; this comes from the coding sequence ATGATTGGCTGGGATCAGCGTCCTTTTGAAACCAAAAACCTTTTCAACCCAGCCTTCTGTGCAGTCGTGCTGATGCGCGCCCTAAAGGCTTACGCAACGGCAGATCCCAAGGGAATGCCGTTCTCGCTATCGCTGCTCATATTGCCATTGAGCCTGCACTACGATTCTCGAAGTCTGCTGATGAAGCTGTACAAGGGCTACCTGCTCAAGACAGTGGAAACCAATCCCCAACTGCAAATTGGGCTGCCTGAACGGGTGACAGAAATGCTGCCCTTTACATTTGAGGCATTCGCTTTGGCCCACCACACTGATTGCTTTGAGGTTACCCCGCAGGGACGACTCCTTCCGAAAGCCCGAAGGCTCAAGGCAGACATCCAAGGCACGGAAGAATCAGTGGCGTGCCAACGGGCGGCGATGTTGCTGGGGAGAGAGTTTGCCAGAATCGCAGACAGGGTAACGGTGTACACGGCTTTTGGAATTCGACCATGA